The genome window CGTCACCCCAGAGGATGGTTTCAATGCGGATACGACTCTGAGCCGCCTGGTAAAACGCCCGCCCGTACCGGCCACCTGACCTAGATTCTGGGCAGGCGCTGAAAACGCGCCCAGTCCTCGGGTTCGTCCACATCCCACCGGGGCTCCAGCAAACTCACACGGAGCCCCAGTTTTTCCAGCCTTTCACAGGTTTGCTCCATGACACGCCCGGTCCCCCAGTGAATGTCATCCAGCATGCCCGGAACCACCTTGCTGGCACCAATTAAAACGTAGCCGCCATCATCTGAAGGCCCCAGTATCACATCGAAATCGGCGAGCCGGGCAACCGCCTGGCGAACGTACTCCGGATCCACAGACGGACAATCACTGCCGATCACAACAGCGCGGGAATGACTTTCTAGCGACTCCCCCAGTGCCGCCAGCATCCTATCCCCCAGGGTCGCGCCCTTCTGAACCTTTTGTTCCAGGCCCGCACTCTCGAGGTTGAGGACGATGGAGCGAGCCTCCTCCGGCGTACGATCCAGCTCCCGATCCCACCAGAACTGCACCGGATAGCCCGAAGCACACAGGTTATCCAGAACGGCCAGAGTGAGGGTGACATGGGCATCGAGGGCGCCACTGGCACCCAGAGCGGGCATTAAACGGGTTTTCACGCGGCCCTCTTCCGGCCACTTGGCGAATTGCATAAGAACGGTCTTGGGGGCTTCAGAATCAGGCATTACGGACATCCGAGCGGTAGGCCTGGGCCAGGGATTCCGGCGATTCGCCGCGCCAATAACGCCATCGCAGTCGCCACATCAAAAAAATCGTACGCCAAGTGCCAAGTGTTTCCCAGCGCCGGCTGTCAGTCGTGACGGGGGAAGCAATGCAGTAAGGCCGGGATACCAGGCAAAGCCGGCGTGAGAATTCCACATCCTCCATCAGAGGCAACGGCTGAAAACCACCCAGAGCCTCAAACGTATCCCGCCGGATAAACATGGCCTGATCACCAGTACAAATCCCCGTCAGCCGCGAGCGACGGTTCATAAACCAGGCAATCACACGGTACGACGCGCGTTTACTACTCAAACGGACATCAAATCGCCCCCAGGCCCGGCGACTGAAAGTAA of Marinobacter sediminum contains these proteins:
- a CDS encoding TIGR04283 family arsenosugar biosynthesis glycosyltransferase → MPDPFSLSVIVPVWMEAAGVEDTLRALAPLKSAGHEVIVVDAGSTDGTAELARPLCDRVVISEKGRAVQMNAGAVVAKGDVLLFLHADTGLPSDALEHLRRFTFSRRAWGRFDVRLSSKRASYRVIAWFMNRRSRLTGICTGDQAMFIRRDTFEALGGFQPLPLMEDVEFSRRLCLVSRPYCIASPVTTDSRRWETLGTWRTIFLMWRLRWRYWRGESPESLAQAYRSDVRNA
- a CDS encoding TIGR04282 family arsenosugar biosynthesis glycosyltransferase codes for the protein MPDSEAPKTVLMQFAKWPEEGRVKTRLMPALGASGALDAHVTLTLAVLDNLCASGYPVQFWWDRELDRTPEEARSIVLNLESAGLEQKVQKGATLGDRMLAALGESLESHSRAVVIGSDCPSVDPEYVRQAVARLADFDVILGPSDDGGYVLIGASKVVPGMLDDIHWGTGRVMEQTCERLEKLGLRVSLLEPRWDVDEPEDWARFQRLPRI